The following is a genomic window from Collimonas fungivorans Ter331.
AGGGCAGCAGGTTGAGCAGGAATGCCAGCAGCAGCGTCATCGCGATGAACAGCGGGTTGGCCGGCAACAGGATGTAATGAGGACGCATCATCGGACGCCGGCTCCTTGCGGATTTTTGCGAGCGGCTTCGGGATTGCTTTCTTTCCCGGCTTCTTTCGCGGCTTCTCGCGTTTTATCGCGGGTGCTTTCGGTCAACCGCCGTTTGCTCAGTATGTCGGCCTTGCTGTTGGGAATGGCGGCTTCATCGTCCGGACGCGCTACGGGATTGGGATCCACCAGCAGGATCAGCAGCTGAGTGTGCCTGTCGATGCCGGCCACCGGTTCGCAGACGATATGCGCAAAGGCGTCGGCCGATTTGCTTTCGACCTGCACTACCTTGGCTACCGACAGGCCGGCGGGATAGACGCCGTCGATGCCGGACGTCACCAGCAGGTCGCCCTTCTGGATATCGGCGTTGGAAGACATGAAACGCAAGTCCAGGTAGCCCGACTGGCCTCGTCCGTAAGCCACGCTGCGCAAGCCGTTGCGCAGCACCTGCACCGGGATCGCCTGGTCCTTGTCGGTCAGCAGCGTGACCTCGGAGGTAAAGGGGAATACGCGCGTCACCTGGCCGACGATGCCGGCGTCGTCGATCACCGGCTGGCCGGTGGCCACGCCTTGCTGCGAACCGCGGTCCATGATCACCTTGCGGGCAAACTGGTCGCGCGCGTCGTACAGGATTTCACTCATCACCGATTTCACCGGCAGCCGTTGCTCAACTCCGAGCAATTTACGCAGCTGGGCATTTTCAGAAGCCAGCTGCTGCGCCTGCTGCAATTGCTGCGCGCGTTCGCCTTGCTGGCTGCGCAGGGCCTGGTTTTCTTTTTCCACCGTCGACAGCGACGAAAAATAATCGACCACCCGGTTGGCGGCGTCGCGCGGCATCAGGGCCACCATCTGCAGGGGATAAAGCGCAGTGCCGACCGCCTGCCGCAGCAGCAGCAAGGCATGGATGCGCGAATCGGCAATCAGCAGCGCCAGCGCCAGCAGCGTGCATATCACCGCCTTGGCGCGGGCCGAAGCGCCTTGCTTGAAGAGGGGTGGTGGGCTGTATTCCATCAGTAATGGACAGATTCGGTTTGGTCAGTGGCTGGCGGTACAAGCACATTCGCGCTCATGTTGGCGCTCAGGTCCGTGTTCACGCCGTAGATACGAAAGCGGGTCGCATGCATCAATGCACCGACCCGGTTGCCGCTGCCCGGCCTCAAGAGCAAGCTTATGAGGTTGGGCAAGCGTCGCATCAGTCTGGATTACTCGTAGGAAAAGATCGAGCCCAGCTTGTCCATCCGCTCCAGCGCCATGCCGGAACCGCGCACCACGCAGGTCAGCGGGTCTTCGGCGACGATCACCGGCAAGCCGGTTTCTTCCATCAGTAGGCGATCGAGGTCGCGCAGCAAGGCGCCGCCGCCGGTCAGCATCATGCCCTTCTCGGCGATGTCCGCGCCCAGTTCCGGCGGGGTCTGTTCCAGCGCGTTCTTGACGGCGGAAACAATGTTGTTGAGCGGATCGGTCAGGGCTTCCAGGATTTCATTGCTGGAGATGGTGAACGAACGCGGGATGCCTTCCGACAAGTTGCGTCCCTTGACTTCCATTTCGCGCACTTCCGAACCCGGGAAGGCGGAACCGATTTCTTTCTTGATTGCCTCGGCGGTCTGTTCGCCGATCAGCATGCCGTAGTTGCGGCGGATGTAGTTGACGATGGCTTCGTCGAACTTGTCGCCACCGACCCGCACCGAACCTTTGTAGACCATGCCGCCGAGCGAGATGATGCCGACTTCGGTAGTGCCGCCGCCGATATCGACCACCATCGAACCGGTAGCGTCCGACACCGGCAGGCCGGCGCCGATTGCCGCCGCCATCGGTTCTTCGATCAGGAACACCTGCGATGCGCCGGCGCCCAGCGCCGATTCGCGGATCGCGCGGCGCTCAACCTGGGTCGAACCGCAAGGCACGCAGATGATGATGCGCGGCGATGGTTTGAACAGCTTGGTGTCGTGCACCATGCGGATGAACTGCTTGAGCATCTGCTCGGTGACGGTAAAGTCGGCGATCACGCCGTCTTTCATAGGCCGGATCGCTTCGATGTTGCCGGGGACCTTGCCCAGCATCTGTTTTGCTTCCCGCCCGACGGCTTGAATGGTCTTCTTGCCGTTAGGGCCGCCTTGCTGGCGAATTGCAACAACCGATGGCTCATCCAGGACAATACCTTGATCGCGTACATAAATCAGCGTATTCGCGGTACCCAGGTCAATCGCCAGGTCATTCGAAAAGTAACTGCGTAAAAATCCAAACATGAATTGTTCCAATGCGCAACAATGGTGCGCTCAAACGTTTTTTAGGGGGGTGTCTAGTATCCGGCGCATGGTAAAGATCGATTACCTGCCGCATGGACGCAACATTCTACCTTATAATTTGACTCAAATTAGGGCGTATAGCGCTCAAAATGCTTGCTTTTTACAAAAATCTGAGAAGTTATCGACAAGCAAGGTGTTTCTATTTTAACCACATGCGCCTAAGTGCGCACTCAAAAATCGAAAATCATGTCATTAGCCCTTTCCGACGTTAAGCGCATTGCCAATCTGGCACGCCTCGAACTCACCGAAGACCAGGCCGCTTCCACGCTCGACAAACTGAACGGCATTTTCTCGCTGGTCGAGCAGATGCGCGCGGTAGACACCACCGGCATCGAGCCGTTGAGCCACCCGATTGCAGCGCTGCAGCAGGATTTGTCGCTGCGCTTGCGCGACGACGTGGTGACCGAATCGAATCATCGCGAGGAGTACCAGAAAGTGGCGCCGGCGACCGAAGACGGCCTGTACCTGGTGCCGAAGGTCATCGAATAATCATCAAATACGCCGGGCTGCGTTCGCTGTAAGCCTTTGTCGTCCCGCAAAGTTAATATTTAAAAGTACTCATGCATACCAAAACACTCAAGCAACTGTCGCTGCTGCTGCACGAAAAGAAGATCTCGGCCGAGGAACTGGCGCAACTGTACCTGGCCAGGATCGGGCAAAGCGACCTGAATGCATTCCTGCATGTCGACCAGGAATTGACGCTGCAACAGGCGCGCGCCGCCGACTTGCGCCTGGCGCAAAACGACAGTACGCCGCTGACCGGCGTGCCTATCGCCCACAAGGACATTTTCGTGACGCGCGGATGGCGCGCCACCGCCGGTTCGAAAATGCTGGAAAACTACACCAGCCCGTTCGACGCCAGCGTGGTGGAACACTTCAACAATGCCGGCATGGTGACTCTGGGCAAACTGAACTGCGATGAATTCGCCATGGGTTCGTCCAATGAAAATTCGCATTTCGGCCCGGTCAAGAATCCGTGGGACAAGACTGCGATTCCGGGCGGTTCCTCCGGCGGCTCAGCCGCCGCCGTCGCCGCGCGCCTGACGCCGGCCGCCACCGCCACCGACACCGGCGGTTCGATCCGCCAGCCAGCCTCATTGTGCGGCGTGACCGGCATCAAGCCGACCTACGGCAGCGTCTCGCGCTTCGGCATGATCGCCTTCGCTTCCTCACTGGACCAGGCCGGCCCGATCGCGCAGACCGCGGAAGATTGCGCCCTTCTGCTGAACGCCATGACCGGTTTCGATCCGCGCGATTCGACCAGCCTGGAACGCAAGAAAGAAGATTTCAGCGCCGGCCTGGAACAGGACCTGAAGGGCCTGCGCATCGGCATTCCGCGCGAATATTTCAGCAGCGGCCTGTCAGCCGATGTCGAACAGGCAGTGCGCGCAGCGCTGCAGGAATATGAAAAACTGGGCGCCACGCTGGTCGACATTTCGCTGCCGAAAACCGAGCTGTCGATCCCGGTCTACTACGTGATCGCGCCGGCCGAAGCATCGTCCAACCTGAGCCGCTTCGACGGCGTCCGCTACGGCCACCGCGCCGCCGACTACAAGGACCTGGCCGACATGTACAAGAAGTCGCGCGCGGAAGGTTTCGGCGAAGAAGTGAAGCGCCGCATCCTGGTCGGCGCCTACGTGCTGTCGCACGGTTATTACGACGCCTACTACCTGCAGGCGCAGAAAATCCGCCGCCTGATCGCCCAGGATTTCCAGAACGCGCTGACCGGCCCCGACCGCAAGTGCGATGTCATCATGGGGCCGGTATCGCCGACCGTGGCCTGGGACCTGGGCGCCAAGGCGGACGATCCGGTCGCCAACTACCTGGCCGACATCTACACGCTGTCGACCAGCCTGGCCGGCCTGCCGGGCATGTCGATACCCTGCGGTTTCGGCCAGGGTGAAAAGAATGCGCGGCGCCCGGTCGGGCTGCAGATCATCGGCAATTATTATGAGGAAGCCAGGCTGCTCAACGTCGCGCACCAGTACCAGCGCGTGACCGACTGGCATTTGCGCAGCCCTGAGTAAAAAGCGATCGCCCAATCCATGTCATCGATCCTGCTTTTTTTTCAGAGTCGCCGCGCCAGGCTGGCGGCATCGGCATTGTTCGTCTTGAGCGCCGCGCTGTCGACGCCGGCAATCCAGGCCCAGCAATTGCAGACCAAATTCGGCTGCAACCTGACGCGCGAAGCGGATGGTGAAAAAGTGATCTACGGCGACACCGGGGAATTCAAGCTGGACGGCGACCGCATCGAAGCATTGCGCTGGGAATCGGCGCTGTACAGGCCGACCCACGGTTTCGAATGCAGCATCGACACTGGCGACGGCCCGCAGGCCGAAGTCCGGCAGGATGGCGGCAAGGACAACTGGCGCATCACCTTGAAAGATCCGGCCGCCGCGCGCCGGCAACGCGGCTACGATTTTTACGATCACGGCATGAATTGCAGCATCCGCCTGCAGCGCGACGGCGACAGGTTGCATGTGATACCGAGCTGCCCGGCGCTGTGCGGTTCAAGAGCGAATTTTACGGAACTATCGGTGGACTTGAAAACCGGTGAATGCAGTTACCAAGATAAATAAGGAAATCATTATGCAGTGGGAAGTCGTGATCGGTCTGGAAACACATACGCAACTCTCGACCAAGTCAAAAATCTTCAGCGGCTCGTCGACCCAGTTCGGCGCCGCCGCCAACACCCAGGCCAGCCCGGTCGACCTGGCGCTGCCTGGCGTGCTGCCGGTGCTCAACCGCGGCGCGGTGGAGCGCGCGATCCAGTTCGGCCTGGCGGTGAACGCGACGATCGCGCCGCAATCGATCTTTGCCCGCAAAAACTATTTCTATCCCGACCTGCCGAAGGGCTACCAGATCAGCCAGTTTGAAATCCCGGTAGTCCAGGGCGGCAAGGTTTCCTTCGTCCTGGAAAAAGACGGCAAGAGCGAACTCAGGACGGTGCAGCTGACGCGCGCCCATCTGGAAGAGGACGCCGGCAAATCGCTGCACGAAGACTACCAAGGCATGAGCGGCATCGACCTCAACCGCGCCGGCACGCCGCTGCTGGAAATCGTCACCGAGCCCGACATGCGCAGCGCCGCCGAAGCGGTAGCCTACGCCAAGGCCTTGCATTCGCTGGTGATGTGGCTGGGGATTTGCGACGGCAACATGCAGGAAGGCTCGTTCCGCTGCGACGCCAACGTTTCGGTGCGGCCGGTCGGCCAGGCCGCTTACGGCACCCGCAGCGAAATCAAGAACCTGAACTCCTTCCGTTTCCTGGAAGAGGCGATCAACTACGAAGTGCGGCGCCAGATCGAAGTGATCGAAGACGGCGGCAAAGTGGTGCAGGAAACCCGCCTCTACGATCCGGACAAGAAAGAAACCCGTTCGATGCGCAGCAAGGAAGATTCCCAGGATTACCGCTATTTCCCGGACCCCGACCTGCCGCCGCTGGTGATCGGCGCCGAATGGGTTGAACGTGTGCGCGCCACCATGCCGGAACTGCCAGGCGCGATGCGCGAGCGTTTCGTGCGCGATTTCGGCCTGTCGGAATACGATGCCGCGGTGCTGACTCAATCGAAAGCGATGGCCGGCTACTTCGAAGCAGTGACGGTGAAAGCCGGCAAGGAGCAAGCCAAACCCGCCGCCAACTGGCTCATGGGCGACCTGTCTTCGGCGCTGAACCGGGAAAACGTCGACGTGGCCGATGCCCCTGTCAGTGCGGTACAGCTGGCGCTGCTGCTGCAACGCATCGCCGACGGCACGATCTCCAACAAGATCGCCAAGGAAGTATTCGGCGCCATGTGGGAAGCCAAATCCGCACAGGAAAACCTGGCTGACGAGATTATCGAAAGCAAGGATCTAAGGCAGATTTCCGATAGCGGCGCGCTGGAAAAAATCATCGATGAAGTGCTGGCGGCGAACGCCAAGTCAGTCGAGGAATTCCGCGCCGGCAAGGAAAAGGCGTTTAACGCCCTGATCGGCCAGGCCATGAAAGCCACCAAGGGCAAAGCCGATCCTGCGCAGCTGACCGAGCTGCTGAAGCAGAAACTGACTGCTTAAAAAAATAGCGGCTGGCGTCAGCGCCAGCCGCTATTGTTTCATCATCTTCCTGCCTAGCGCGAAGCCTGCGCCTCCGGCATCGCACCCACCAATTCCCTGTAGTGTTTCCGCGTCTCGTCGAACTTGCCGTTGATATGGGTCAGCTCGGCCTGGTGGTCCGCCATGTTTTTCTGGTTGTAGGCGATGTCGCGATTGGCGTCGTCGATCTTGTTGCGCAGCGACATCGGCAAGGTTTTCCGGTGTTTGTAGAACTCGGCTTCGGTATTGGCGGTTTTCAGCTGGTTCTGGGCGTCGTCGATTGCCACCTGGTCGCGCTTGATCAGGTCCTGCGACAACGACAGATAATAGCGGCGCGAAGCCTCGATGTCGGCTTCGCTGCGGTAACGCGACAGCAGCGCGCGGTCCTGCTGGCGCCGCTGCTCTTCCGCCGCCAGCTCAAACCGGCGCTTGTCGTCCAGCGCCTGCTGCTGGCGCTTTTGCTCGGCCGTCAGCGGCGCCGGGATTTCGCGCTTGACCACGCCGGCCTTGCTCAGCTCCAGCACCTTGCTGTTGGCACATTCCGGCATCGGATGATCGCCGGTGATGGTACGGCCTGCCGCATCCTTGCAGGTATAAATCTGGCCGTGTGCAAGCAGCGGCAGCAAACCTGCCGTACTGAAAAACACACCCCGTACAAGAGTTAGAGCAATCCGATTCATTCCCGTCATCCACGACAGCTACACGTTAAAATTTGCATTCCGGCGCGAACGACTGGGCTGTCGTCAAGCTACGCCGTAACGCTCCCGGTAAGCCGCCACTGCTGCCTGGTAGCGGTTCAATTCAGCGTCGGCGCCGGCGCCGGAAATATATTCCAGCAAGTCGTTCAGGTTGCCGATCGAAATCACCGGCATGCCGTACGCTTGCGTCACCTCTTCCACCGCGGAGTTGGCCGACAGCGCATCGTCCTTGCCGGATTTCTCCATCCGGTCCAGCGCGATCACCACCGCACAAGGCGTGGCGCCGGCGGCGCGGATCATCTCCACCGATTCGCGCACCGAGGTGCCGGCCGAAATCAC
Proteins encoded in this region:
- the mreC gene encoding rod shape-determining protein MreC; the encoded protein is MEYSPPPLFKQGASARAKAVICTLLALALLIADSRIHALLLLRQAVGTALYPLQMVALMPRDAANRVVDYFSSLSTVEKENQALRSQQGERAQQLQQAQQLASENAQLRKLLGVEQRLPVKSVMSEILYDARDQFARKVIMDRGSQQGVATGQPVIDDAGIVGQVTRVFPFTSEVTLLTDKDQAIPVQVLRNGLRSVAYGRGQSGYLDLRFMSSNADIQKGDLLVTSGIDGVYPAGLSVAKVVQVESKSADAFAHIVCEPVAGIDRHTQLLILLVDPNPVARPDDEAAIPNSKADILSKRRLTESTRDKTREAAKEAGKESNPEAARKNPQGAGVR
- a CDS encoding rod shape-determining protein; its protein translation is MFGFLRSYFSNDLAIDLGTANTLIYVRDQGIVLDEPSVVAIRQQGGPNGKKTIQAVGREAKQMLGKVPGNIEAIRPMKDGVIADFTVTEQMLKQFIRMVHDTKLFKPSPRIIICVPCGSTQVERRAIRESALGAGASQVFLIEEPMAAAIGAGLPVSDATGSMVVDIGGGTTEVGIISLGGMVYKGSVRVGGDKFDEAIVNYIRRNYGMLIGEQTAEAIKKEIGSAFPGSEVREMEVKGRNLSEGIPRSFTISSNEILEALTDPLNNIVSAVKNALEQTPPELGADIAEKGMMLTGGGALLRDLDRLLMEETGLPVIVAEDPLTCVVRGSGMALERMDKLGSIFSYE
- the gatC gene encoding Asp-tRNA(Asn)/Glu-tRNA(Gln) amidotransferase subunit GatC, with the protein product MSLALSDVKRIANLARLELTEDQAASTLDKLNGIFSLVEQMRAVDTTGIEPLSHPIAALQQDLSLRLRDDVVTESNHREEYQKVAPATEDGLYLVPKVIE
- the gatA gene encoding Asp-tRNA(Asn)/Glu-tRNA(Gln) amidotransferase subunit GatA — encoded protein: MHTKTLKQLSLLLHEKKISAEELAQLYLARIGQSDLNAFLHVDQELTLQQARAADLRLAQNDSTPLTGVPIAHKDIFVTRGWRATAGSKMLENYTSPFDASVVEHFNNAGMVTLGKLNCDEFAMGSSNENSHFGPVKNPWDKTAIPGGSSGGSAAAVAARLTPAATATDTGGSIRQPASLCGVTGIKPTYGSVSRFGMIAFASSLDQAGPIAQTAEDCALLLNAMTGFDPRDSTSLERKKEDFSAGLEQDLKGLRIGIPREYFSSGLSADVEQAVRAALQEYEKLGATLVDISLPKTELSIPVYYVIAPAEASSNLSRFDGVRYGHRAADYKDLADMYKKSRAEGFGEEVKRRILVGAYVLSHGYYDAYYLQAQKIRRLIAQDFQNALTGPDRKCDVIMGPVSPTVAWDLGAKADDPVANYLADIYTLSTSLAGLPGMSIPCGFGQGEKNARRPVGLQIIGNYYEEARLLNVAHQYQRVTDWHLRSPE
- the gatB gene encoding Asp-tRNA(Asn)/Glu-tRNA(Gln) amidotransferase subunit GatB, coding for MQWEVVIGLETHTQLSTKSKIFSGSSTQFGAAANTQASPVDLALPGVLPVLNRGAVERAIQFGLAVNATIAPQSIFARKNYFYPDLPKGYQISQFEIPVVQGGKVSFVLEKDGKSELRTVQLTRAHLEEDAGKSLHEDYQGMSGIDLNRAGTPLLEIVTEPDMRSAAEAVAYAKALHSLVMWLGICDGNMQEGSFRCDANVSVRPVGQAAYGTRSEIKNLNSFRFLEEAINYEVRRQIEVIEDGGKVVQETRLYDPDKKETRSMRSKEDSQDYRYFPDPDLPPLVIGAEWVERVRATMPELPGAMRERFVRDFGLSEYDAAVLTQSKAMAGYFEAVTVKAGKEQAKPAANWLMGDLSSALNRENVDVADAPVSAVQLALLLQRIADGTISNKIAKEVFGAMWEAKSAQENLADEIIESKDLRQISDSGALEKIIDEVLAANAKSVEEFRAGKEKAFNALIGQAMKATKGKADPAQLTELLKQKLTA
- a CDS encoding DUF4124 domain-containing protein → MFFSTAGLLPLLAHGQIYTCKDAAGRTITGDHPMPECANSKVLELSKAGVVKREIPAPLTAEQKRQQQALDDKRRFELAAEEQRRQQDRALLSRYRSEADIEASRRYYLSLSQDLIKRDQVAIDDAQNQLKTANTEAEFYKHRKTLPMSLRNKIDDANRDIAYNQKNMADHQAELTHINGKFDETRKHYRELVGAMPEAQASR